A stretch of DNA from Promicromonospora sukumoe:
GCCTGCCAGGCACGACGTCGCCGCAGGGCGCGCCGGCTCCCGGCCACCACCTGTGCCGCGTCGAACTCGTGCCGCTCGACCTGGTCGGCGCCGGCCCGGAGGCGCGCCACGACGCCCGTGTCGTCGATGCTCATCGCTCGCCCTCCTGGAAGATCTCGCGCAGGCGGGCGATCCCGCGTGCGTTGGCGGACTTGACGGTGCCGACGGCGATCCCGAGCTCGCGGGCCGTCTGCTGCTCGGTGAGGTCGAGCAGGTGCCGCAGCACCACCACCCGGCGCTGCGCCAGCGGGAGCGCGGCCAGCGCGCGCACCACCTCGTCGCGCACGGCCACACCCTCGGCCGGACCGGCGACCGACCCCGCGGGGACGACGTCGGACACCACCTCGCCGCGGGTGCGCCGCCAGCCGTCGATGCGCAGGTTGAGCAGGATGCGGCGGGCATAGGCCCGCGGCTCTCCGGCGCGCGCCCGGTGCCAGGACCGGTAGGTGCGCTCGAAGGTCGCCTGGACCAGCTCCTCCGCGCGGTGCGCGTCACCGGACAGGAGGAGTGCCGTCTTGTGGAGGTACGGTCCCGCCTCGTGCACGAACGCCGTGAACTCCTGGTCCTTGGTGCGCGTGACGTCGACCTGGACCCGCGCCTCGTCGCTCACCTCGGCGAACATGTTCGCGTGCTCTCCCTCGTCATGTCCCCCACCACGCGGCGACCCACGAGAAAGGTTCCATGCCCCGTGACGCGTCTCCGAATCCGCAGGTCAGACGGCCGCCGCGAGCGTGTTGACCGGGCCGGCGCCCAGATCTAGCCTCCGAGGACGGCCAGATCGAAGGAGAACCGTCGTGAGCACGGACGTCACGCACTCGTTCACGCTGCCGCTCGACGACCCCACGGCGGTGGAACTGGCCGTGACCGGCGGAAAGGGCTCGTCCCTCGCCCGCCTGGCCGCGGCCGGCCTGCCGGTCCCGGGCGGGTTCCACGTCACCACCGACGCATACCGGTCCGCGGTGGCCGGTCCGCCGCAGCAGGCGATCCTCGCCGCCGCGCGGGACGTGGACCCCGACCGCCCCGAGACCCACGAGGCCGCGGCTGCCCGGATCGCCGAGGTCTTCGCCGCGCTGGAGGTCCCGGAGCCGCTGGCCGACGCCGTCCGGGCCGGGTACGCGAGCCTGCGCGCCGCGGGCGGCTCCCCGGACGGCGCCGCGGGCGGCAGCACGGCCGGATCGGCACACGCCGTCGAACCCGCCGTCGCCGTCCGCTCCTCCGCGACGGCCGAGGATCTGCCGGGCATGTCGTTCGCGGGCCAGCAGGACTCGTTCCTCAACATCCGCGGCGAGGGTGCCCTGCTCCGGGCGGTCCGCGACTGCTGGGCCTCGCTGTGGACGGCGCGCGCGATCGCCTACCGGGCGCGACGCGGCATCCCCGCCGACGAGGTCACGCTCGCCGTGGTGGTGCAGCGGCTGGTCGACGCCGACGCGGCCGGCGTCCTGTTCACCGTCGACCCGATGACCGGCTCCCGCGACCGGGTGCTGATCAACGCGGCCTGGGGACTGGGCGAGGCGGTCGTCGGCGGCCGGGTCACGCCCGACACCTTCTACGTCGCCCGGGTCGGCGGGGCGGTCGAGCGCGCGGTGAGCACCAAGGAGGTCCGCACCGTGCGCACGGCTGACGGCACCCGCGACGAGCCGGTGTCCGCCGCGCTCCGGGACCGGCCCTCGCTCACCGACGAGCAGGCGGTGCGGCTCGCCACGCTCGGTGTCCGGATCGAGGAGCTGTACGGCGTCGCGATGGACGTCGAGTGGGCGGTGCACGACGGCACGCCGGCCGTCCTGCAGGCGCGCCCCGTCACGGGCGCCGCCGGACGCTCCTAGAACACCGGCTTGCCGCCCGTCACCCCGAGCACCGTCCCCGACACGTACGACGCCGTGGCCGGCGAGGCCAGGAAGACGAACGCCGGCGCCACCTCGGCGGGCTGGCCGGCCCGGCCCAGCGGGGTGTCCGTGCCGAACGACGTGATCTTCTCCTCGGGCTGGGTGGCCGGCTGCAGCGGCGTCCAGATGGGACCGGGCGCCACGGCGTTCACGCGGATGCCGCGCGGACCCAGCTCGGCGGCGAGGTTCACCGTGAGGTTGTTGATCGCGGCCTTGGTGGACGCGTAGTCGAGCAGCGACGTCGACGGCTGGTACGCCTGGATCGACGAGTTGTTGATGATCACGCCGCCCTCGCCCATGTGCTCCAGCGCCGCCTGCGTCACCCAGAACAGCGCGTACAGGTTGGTCTTGAACACCCGGTCCAGGTCCTCGGTGGTCACGTCCGCCACCGACTCGCGCCGTGCCATCTGGTAGCCGGCGTTGTTCACCAGCACGTCGAGTCCGCCCAGCTCGCCGGCGGCCCGGTGCGCGACGCCGCGCGCCGTCGCCTCGTCCCGCAGGTCACCCGGGAGCAGGGCGCACTGCCGTCCCGCGCCGCGCACCCACTCCGCCGTCGCCCGCGCGTCGTGCTCCTCCTCGGGCAGGTAGGACAGGGCGACGTCGGCGCCCTCGCGCGCGAACGCGATCGCGACCGCCCGGCCTATCCCCGAGTCGCCTCCGGTCACGAGCGCCTTGCGGCCGAGCAGCTTCTCGCTGCCCACGTAGCTGGTCTCCCCGTGGTCCGGC
This window harbors:
- a CDS encoding SigE family RNA polymerase sigma factor, producing the protein MFAEVSDEARVQVDVTRTKDQEFTAFVHEAGPYLHKTALLLSGDAHRAEELVQATFERTYRSWHRARAGEPRAYARRILLNLRIDGWRRTRGEVVSDVVPAGSVAGPAEGVAVRDEVVRALAALPLAQRRVVVLRHLLDLTEQQTARELGIAVGTVKSANARGIARLREIFQEGER
- a CDS encoding PEP/pyruvate-binding domain-containing protein; this encodes MSTDVTHSFTLPLDDPTAVELAVTGGKGSSLARLAAAGLPVPGGFHVTTDAYRSAVAGPPQQAILAAARDVDPDRPETHEAAAARIAEVFAALEVPEPLADAVRAGYASLRAAGGSPDGAAGGSTAGSAHAVEPAVAVRSSATAEDLPGMSFAGQQDSFLNIRGEGALLRAVRDCWASLWTARAIAYRARRGIPADEVTLAVVVQRLVDADAAGVLFTVDPMTGSRDRVLINAAWGLGEAVVGGRVTPDTFYVARVGGAVERAVSTKEVRTVRTADGTRDEPVSAALRDRPSLTDEQAVRLATLGVRIEELYGVAMDVEWAVHDGTPAVLQARPVTGAAGRS
- a CDS encoding SDR family oxidoreductase, whose protein sequence is MSQDQAFPPQQQNPPGTTDQMIPTPDHGETSYVGSEKLLGRKALVTGGDSGIGRAVAIAFAREGADVALSYLPEEEHDARATAEWVRGAGRQCALLPGDLRDEATARGVAHRAAGELGGLDVLVNNAGYQMARRESVADVTTEDLDRVFKTNLYALFWVTQAALEHMGEGGVIINNSSIQAYQPSTSLLDYASTKAAINNLTVNLAAELGPRGIRVNAVAPGPIWTPLQPATQPEEKITSFGTDTPLGRAGQPAEVAPAFVFLASPATASYVSGTVLGVTGGKPVF